One stretch of Fibrobacter sp. UWR4 DNA includes these proteins:
- a CDS encoding glutamine synthetase III, whose protein sequence is MSNQYRMSAITEIAEAPAAGIMAASPASIDIYGEDVFNSEAMKAYLPKDVCKKLFATIEGGVALDPSIAGEVAHAMKKWAMDRGATHFTHWFQPLTGSTAEKHDSFLEPEGDKAIMAFSGKNLIVGEPDASSFPSGGIRSTFEARGYTAWDPTSPAFIKRHGNGATLCIPTAFCSYTGEALDKKTPLLRSIQALQKSADRLMGLFGLEKQKVTVTLGAEQEYFLVDKKFYLQRPDLYQAGRTLFGAPSAKHQQMEDHYFGSIPARILNFMHEVEEQLWKLGIPAKTRHNEVAPAQFELAPMFEEVNLACDHNMQIMEVLRNVADENGLVCLLHEKPFAGINGSGKHNNWSVNYGKINLLNPGKDPHQNAIFLTTLCAVVYAVDTHADLLRMSVSGAGNDHRLGANEAPPAIISMYLGDQLADVVEQLEKGEPKSSKQGGAMKLGSDILPPLPRDATDRNRTSPFAFTGNKFEFRAPGSSQSCSEPNVILNTIVAEAFDMIADKMEKVSKANFHKELQKLLQSIIKEHKRVIFNGNGYTDEWVAEAEKRGLPNIRTTMEALSALTKKENVALFKKYGVFNKVELESRYEVNLEDYHKRVDIEAKVAYDMAKSIVLPQVVKAYSEALKVNEMAVNQGLVSVDGYAKELGEGYKALVEEIAVMEKAIAGKHQLKLEAMVSLRKVVDKLEGIISDEQWPLPKYREMLFIY, encoded by the coding sequence ATGAGCAACCAGTATAGAATGAGTGCGATCACTGAAATCGCAGAAGCACCGGCAGCAGGCATCATGGCTGCAAGCCCGGCATCCATCGACATTTACGGAGAAGACGTATTCAACTCCGAAGCCATGAAGGCTTACCTCCCGAAGGACGTTTGCAAGAAGCTTTTCGCCACCATCGAAGGTGGTGTTGCTCTCGACCCGAGCATCGCAGGCGAAGTCGCTCACGCCATGAAGAAGTGGGCAATGGACCGCGGCGCAACTCACTTTACTCACTGGTTCCAGCCCCTTACCGGTTCTACCGCTGAAAAGCACGACTCCTTCCTTGAACCGGAAGGCGACAAGGCCATCATGGCATTCTCCGGCAAGAACTTGATCGTGGGCGAACCGGACGCATCCTCCTTCCCCTCCGGCGGTATCCGTTCCACTTTCGAAGCCCGCGGCTACACCGCTTGGGACCCGACTTCCCCGGCTTTCATTAAGCGTCACGGCAACGGAGCAACTCTTTGCATCCCCACCGCATTCTGCTCTTACACTGGCGAAGCTCTCGATAAGAAGACTCCGCTTCTCCGTTCCATTCAGGCTCTCCAGAAGTCTGCTGACCGCTTGATGGGTCTCTTCGGCCTTGAAAAGCAGAAGGTCACCGTTACTCTCGGTGCAGAACAGGAATACTTCCTGGTGGACAAGAAGTTCTACCTCCAGCGTCCGGACCTTTACCAGGCTGGCCGCACTCTGTTTGGCGCACCTTCCGCAAAGCACCAGCAGATGGAAGACCACTACTTCGGTTCTATCCCGGCTCGCATCTTGAACTTCATGCACGAAGTTGAAGAACAGCTCTGGAAGTTGGGCATCCCGGCAAAGACCCGTCATAACGAAGTGGCTCCGGCCCAGTTCGAACTCGCTCCCATGTTCGAAGAAGTGAACCTGGCTTGCGACCACAACATGCAGATTATGGAAGTCCTCCGTAACGTCGCTGACGAAAACGGTCTCGTTTGCTTGCTCCACGAAAAGCCCTTCGCAGGCATCAACGGTTCCGGCAAGCACAACAACTGGTCTGTGAACTACGGTAAGATCAATCTCTTGAACCCGGGCAAGGACCCGCACCAGAACGCAATCTTCCTCACCACTCTCTGCGCAGTTGTCTATGCAGTTGACACCCACGCTGACTTGCTGAGAATGTCCGTTTCTGGCGCTGGCAACGACCATCGTCTCGGCGCTAACGAAGCTCCTCCGGCAATCATCTCCATGTACCTCGGCGACCAGCTTGCTGACGTCGTCGAACAGCTGGAAAAGGGCGAACCCAAGTCCAGCAAGCAGGGCGGTGCAATGAAGCTCGGTTCCGACATCCTTCCGCCGCTCCCCCGTGACGCTACCGACCGTAACCGTACTTCTCCGTTCGCATTCACTGGCAACAAGTTCGAATTCCGTGCACCGGGTTCCAGCCAGTCCTGCTCTGAACCGAACGTTATCCTGAACACCATCGTTGCCGAAGCATTCGACATGATCGCCGACAAGATGGAAAAGGTTTCCAAGGCCAACTTCCACAAGGAACTCCAGAAGCTCCTGCAGTCCATCATCAAGGAACACAAGCGCGTGATTTTCAACGGCAACGGCTACACCGACGAATGGGTTGCCGAAGCCGAAAAGCGCGGTCTCCCCAACATCCGTACCACCATGGAAGCTCTTTCCGCTCTCACCAAGAAGGAAAACGTTGCTCTCTTCAAGAAGTACGGCGTGTTCAACAAGGTGGAACTGGAATCCCGTTACGAAGTTAACCTGGAAGACTACCACAAGCGCGTGGACATCGAAGCCAAGGTTGCTTACGACATGGCCAAGAGCATCGTCCTCCCCCAGGTTGTCAAGGCTTACTCCGAAGCTCTCAAGGTCAACGAAATGGCCGTGAACCAGGGTCTGGTTTCCGTCGACGGTTACGCCAAGGAACTTGGTGAAGGCTACAAGGCCCTCGTCGAGGAAATCGCGGTCATGGAAAAGGCTATCGCTGGCAAGCATCAGCTGAAGCTGGAAGCTATGGTATCCCTCCGCAAGGTGGTGGACAAGCTGGAAGGCATCATCAGCGACGAACAGTGGCCTCTGCCCAAGTATCGCGAAATGCTCTTCATTTACTAA
- a CDS encoding nucleoside triphosphate pyrophosphatase — translation MKTQVVLASGSPRRSEILKLIGVDFRVVVSGEEEKPTSTNPLDFPKENAAIKALAVSRQEKGEIVLGFDTLVFLDGVPLGKPKNEMDALQMLQKLNGRGHTVITGVAIAKDGVILNSSDEKTEVIFRNNTNEELQEYVNSKDPLDKAGAYGIQTAGARLIKAINGCYYNVVGLPVARTLQVLGEAGVHV, via the coding sequence ATGAAAACACAGGTCGTTCTTGCTAGTGGATCTCCCCGTAGATCCGAAATCCTAAAACTCATCGGTGTAGACTTTCGAGTTGTAGTCTCTGGCGAGGAAGAAAAGCCTACCTCCACGAATCCGCTGGATTTTCCCAAGGAAAATGCTGCAATCAAGGCTCTTGCCGTTTCCCGTCAGGAAAAGGGCGAAATTGTGCTGGGCTTTGATACTTTGGTGTTCCTGGACGGTGTGCCGCTGGGTAAGCCCAAGAACGAAATGGATGCCCTCCAGATGTTACAGAAATTGAATGGTCGCGGCCATACGGTGATTACCGGCGTTGCCATTGCGAAGGATGGCGTCATCCTGAACAGTTCTGACGAGAAAACTGAGGTGATTTTCAGAAATAACACCAACGAGGAACTTCAGGAATATGTAAATTCTAAGGACCCGTTGGATAAGGCGGGTGCATACGGCATTCAGACTGCCGGTGCGCGGCTTATTAAAGCTATAAATGGATGTTATTACAATGTGGTGGGGTTGCCGGTGGCAAGAACCCTCCAGGTGTTGGGTGAAGCAGGAGTGCACGTATGA